One window of the Candidatus Jettenia sp. genome contains the following:
- a CDS encoding helix-turn-helix domain-containing protein has protein sequence MANIKKDLAMVKQIGDIKLYSVKDLHDALGATERTIRDWFNKGRLKGQKLSTEWHITEENLKQFLNGEKGGADTTKHKFVKKKGKMRKEKE, from the coding sequence ATGGCAAATATTAAAAAGGACTTAGCAATGGTTAAACAAATCGGGGATATAAAATTATATTCAGTTAAAGATCTTCACGATGCGCTTGGAGCCACTGAAAGAACAATTAGAGATTGGTTTAATAAAGGTAGGCTTAAAGGCCAGAAATTAAGTACTGAATGGCACATAACAGAAGAAAATCTAAAACAATTTCTCAACGGAGAGAAAGGAGGTGCAGATACAACAAAACACAAATTTGTAAAGAAAAAGGGAAAAATGAGAAAGGAGAAAGAATAA
- a CDS encoding helix-turn-helix domain-containing protein: MKSEFEPREIQLIAEKVVEFLKPMLSNNSKHNGDDPIFDVKDLSEYLRVKKQWVYEKIHQNSIPFYKVGKYPRFRKSKVDEWLEKIGNEKIKKLTNTTKNYPNLQA, from the coding sequence ATGAAGTCAGAGTTTGAACCGAGAGAAATTCAATTGATAGCAGAAAAGGTTGTGGAATTTCTCAAGCCGATGCTATCAAATAATAGCAAGCATAACGGAGATGATCCTATCTTTGATGTAAAAGATTTATCTGAATATTTAAGGGTAAAAAAGCAATGGGTATACGAAAAAATACATCAAAATAGCATTCCATTTTATAAAGTTGGCAAATATCCTCGATTCAGAAAATCAAAAGTTGATGAATGGTTAGAAAAAATAGGAAATGAAAAAATTAAAAAGTTAACAAATACTACAAAAAATTATCCGAACCTACAAGCTTAA
- a CDS encoding Mov34/MPN/PAD-1 family protein, which yields MKWSTNDGRYSIILTSKAWKNILCNCEKAVNKEIGGILIGYYTDDLITAIVKEATPPPKDSRSGYIWFYRGTAGLKRLLILRWKEIKRCYYLGEWHYHPEKNIKPSSDDINQMVRISREENYNCQEPILLIIGYDHGEARQIRTFIFPKREEMTELVHVKDS from the coding sequence TTGAAATGGAGCACTAATGACGGAAGATATAGTATCATACTTACATCTAAAGCATGGAAAAATATTTTGTGTAATTGTGAAAAGGCAGTAAATAAAGAAATTGGAGGGATCCTCATTGGATACTACACAGATGATTTGATTACCGCTATTGTCAAGGAAGCAACACCTCCACCTAAGGATTCAAGAAGTGGTTATATATGGTTTTACAGAGGGACTGCTGGCCTCAAACGATTGCTTATCCTTAGATGGAAGGAAATAAAAAGGTGTTACTACCTAGGGGAATGGCATTACCATCCTGAAAAAAATATTAAGCCTAGTTCAGACGATATCAACCAAATGGTAAGAATTTCAAGAGAAGAAAATTACAATTGCCAAGAGCCAATTTTGCTTATTATTGGATATGATCATGGAGAAGCAAGGCAAATAAGAACATTCATATTTCCAAAGAGAGAAGAGATGACTGAGTTAGTCCATGTAAAGGATAGCTAA
- a CDS encoding ThiF family adenylyltransferase — MTVKDSEPSKELLSGIRALAGIQCCEVLEKPLFFTEKQAWLLRVRLSIEDDSNFIPITTTWCVLIHEAYPLGTIEIYPSKIGGIKATFPHQQRNEEGKEDVPWRTGKICTDSPIRNLNFLWQNTDPIGDADTRLRVHIERALAWLYAAVRNNLVKDGDPFELPQYPRLTLPLKVVHDEGPEFYATWLSNNSRIGEVIFNIFFDGKTLIAIEFKDLKGNFIRRASFLLGVNTEHERKGKKVGIWWRWDSPIVLDPWEVPATWKELRQIGKKLGVNVDNGLEIIARRIREKQEQILLIGYPIPLRKGDVNCEIHWYSILIPQLKKFAKPRNGFRNNEKGWWYHDRTTVFSDNEKINYILTHNWHSDRLQARGRMVQTLREMRILIIGVGALGSAIAEFLVRGGTKNIMIMDNDELMAGNLVRHILTFRDLDVNKAKALREHLVVVNPSVNIVADDRQFPNTKKEVEELLEGINLVIDCTASDEVLESLSLGWWPIPKIFVSLSLGFKGRRLFIFINDEHSFSAMEFKKRLHPWIHKEATVMYEQGETLEGPGCWSPLFPARYDDIMLASASAIKVIEEVIEKRPVATQFIVYEQENDNNSFKGFRRIS, encoded by the coding sequence ATGACTGTAAAGGATAGTGAACCAAGCAAAGAGTTGCTGTCAGGTATCAGAGCTTTAGCTGGAATTCAATGTTGTGAGGTATTAGAAAAACCACTTTTTTTTACAGAAAAACAAGCATGGTTATTAAGGGTACGTTTGTCGATTGAGGATGATTCTAATTTTATACCAATAACTACAACTTGGTGTGTGCTTATCCATGAAGCGTATCCACTTGGAACAATTGAAATATATCCAAGTAAGATTGGTGGTATTAAAGCAACGTTTCCTCATCAGCAAAGAAATGAAGAAGGTAAGGAAGACGTTCCTTGGCGGACCGGAAAAATATGTACTGATTCCCCTATACGGAATCTCAATTTTCTATGGCAAAATACAGACCCAATAGGCGACGCAGATACACGATTACGAGTTCATATAGAAAGAGCACTTGCATGGTTATATGCTGCTGTTAGAAACAATCTTGTGAAAGATGGAGATCCTTTTGAACTTCCCCAGTACCCAAGATTAACTCTACCACTTAAAGTTGTCCATGATGAAGGTCCAGAATTTTATGCCACTTGGCTTTCAAATAATAGCAGAATTGGTGAGGTGATTTTTAATATTTTTTTTGATGGCAAAACTCTTATTGCTATAGAATTCAAGGATTTAAAAGGAAATTTTATTAGAAGAGCTTCTTTTCTATTAGGAGTAAATACAGAACATGAGCGTAAGGGGAAAAAAGTTGGAATTTGGTGGAGATGGGATAGCCCAATTGTACTCGATCCTTGGGAAGTCCCAGCTACATGGAAAGAGCTTCGCCAAATTGGTAAAAAATTAGGTGTTAATGTTGATAATGGGTTGGAGATAATTGCAAGAAGAATACGGGAAAAACAAGAACAAATTTTATTGATTGGATATCCAATTCCATTGCGAAAAGGTGACGTTAATTGTGAGATACACTGGTATTCAATCCTCATTCCACAATTAAAAAAATTTGCTAAGCCACGCAATGGATTTAGAAATAATGAAAAAGGATGGTGGTATCATGATAGAACTACAGTTTTTTCCGATAATGAAAAAATTAATTATATATTGACCCATAATTGGCATTCTGATCGACTCCAAGCAAGAGGACGGATGGTTCAAACATTGAGAGAAATGCGTATATTGATAATTGGTGTTGGGGCTTTAGGCTCTGCAATTGCAGAGTTTCTTGTTCGTGGTGGAACCAAAAATATTATGATTATGGATAACGATGAATTGATGGCAGGGAATCTTGTTCGCCATATACTAACATTCAGGGATTTAGATGTTAATAAAGCAAAAGCACTTAGGGAACATCTTGTTGTAGTAAACCCTTCCGTTAATATAGTAGCTGATGACAGACAGTTTCCAAATACTAAGAAAGAGGTTGAAGAACTACTTGAGGGTATTAACCTCGTTATCGACTGTACGGCATCAGATGAAGTACTAGAATCATTATCCTTAGGATGGTGGCCAATTCCTAAAATATTTGTTTCTTTATCGCTTGGTTTTAAGGGTAGACGACTATTTATATTTATCAATGATGAACATAGTTTCTCCGCCATGGAATTTAAGAAGAGACTACATCCATGGATACATAAAGAAGCAACAGTTATGTATGAACAAGGGGAAACGCTTGAAGGGCCTGGATGCTGGTCACCACTTTTTCCTGCCCGATATGACGATATTATGCTTGCCTCAGCCTCTGCCATAAAGGTTATAGAAGAGGTTATTGAAAAACGACCTGTTGCAACGCAGTTTATTGTATATGAGCAAGAGAATGATAACAATAGTTTTAAGGGATTCCGACGAATAAGTTAA